One segment of Papaver somniferum cultivar HN1 unplaced genomic scaffold, ASM357369v1 unplaced-scaffold_137, whole genome shotgun sequence DNA contains the following:
- the LOC113334784 gene encoding uncharacterized protein LOC113334784 isoform X2, producing the protein MIHMPCSLSVDSVCKKNGKCKKKFPKKFAPATLEGEDSYPIYRRRDDGREVTLHNGKVVNNSWVVPYNPWLLKKYDCHINVDICSSVKSVKYLYKYVWKGVDCVCMEVSSEKGIEDEIKQYVDARWICPQEALWRIYKYQMNKICPPVVSLQIHLKDHQKILLPEGRTVRAVLQRERASRTKLTEYFKKNAEDEFARTLLYKEFPEHYVWNQSLRQWDRRRRNNRVIGRVNVVSTCTNNYYPRLLLNNVRGPTSYEDLLKVGSVTFSTYREVAQHLGLLESDTAMRDTLFEATQVQMPSSLRRLFCTMLALWNPTGVRELWDEFLPHLIEDHIRSNTEQGAINLLLRELSSTLGPDLMKKYKFPTITEDVGTSGTNDLVMEEKSIPIPPEDLSAIGQLNNDQRHAFDRVVTSVSRRENSIFFIDCPGGSGKTFLYRAILAYLRTEGHIAIATATSGIAATMMPGGRTAHSRFKIPVPADSTSSCDIHVDTDLADLIRKASLIIWDEATMANRYAFEALDRTLRDITKVELPFGGKIMVLGGDFRQVLPVIEHGTRAQALSACLTNAKFWKDVKVIHLKENMRSRLDPDFLEFLLLIGDGVEPCVMEDMVKLPDDIVLEWDGEQAVKRLID; encoded by the exons ATGATACATATGCCGTGTTCGTTGTCGGTTGATAGTGTTTGTAAGAAGAACGGGAAGTGTAAGAAAAAGTTTCCGAAGAAATTTGCACCAGCTACTTTAGAAG GCGAGGATTCATATCCAATCTATAGAAGGCGAGATGATGGTAGAGAAGTTACACTCCACAATGGGAAAGTGGTGAATAACAGTTGGGTTGTACCGTATAATCCGTGGCTTTTAAAGAAGTACGACTGCCATATCAATGTGGATATTTGCTCAAgtgtgaaatcagtgaaatatTTGTACAAATATGTTTGGAAAGGGGTGGATTGTGTCTGCATGGAGGTTTCAAGTGAGAAAGGTATCGAAGATGAGATCAAGCAGTATGTAGACGCCCGTTGGATATGCCCGCAAGAAGCACTCTGGAGAATATACAAATATCAGATGAATAAGATTTGCCCACCTGTAGTCTCATTACAAATACACCTTAAGGATCATCAAAAGATTTTACTTCCAGAAGGACGGACTGTGCGAGCTGTGTTGCAGAGAGAGAGGGCATCCCGCACAAAGCTTACTGAGTATTTTAAGAAAAACGCAGAAGATGAGTTTGCAAGAACCCTTTTATACAAAGAGTTTCCTGAGCATTATGTATGGAATCAGTCATTAAGGCAGTGGGATAGAAGGCGGCGTAATAATAGAGTGATTGGAAGAGTAAATGTTGTTTCAACTTGCACTAATAATTACTATCCGAGACTTCTGCTGAACAATGTTAGGGGCCCAACTTCTTATGAGGACCTGCTAAAGGTAGGTTCTGTTACCTTTTCGACGTACAGAGAAGTGGCGCAGCATCTTGGTTTGTTAGAAAGTGATACTGCCATGCGTGATACACTATTTGAAGCAACACAAGTGCAGATGCCTTCGTCTTTGAGAAGGCTTTTCTGCACGATGTTAGCCTTATGGAACCCGACCGGAGTTCGTGAATTATGGGATGAATTCCTTCCACACTTGATTGAAGATCACATCCGCTCCAACACAGAACAAGGTGCTATTAATCTTCTGTTGCGGGAACTTAGTTCTACTCTTGGTCCAGATTtgatgaagaagtataagttcCCAACCATCACCGAAGACGTAGGCACTTCAGGAACAAATGATTTGGTCATGGAAGAAAAATCGATTCCTATTCCTCCAGAAGATTTGTCGGCTATCGGCCAGCTAAACAACGACCAAAGGCATGCATTTGACAG GGTGGTGACCTCAGTTTCTCGCCGCGAAAATTCTATATTCTTTATCGATTGTCCGGGTGGTTCAGGGAAAACTTTCCTGTACAGGGCGATACTGGCCTATCTAAGAACTGAAGGACATATTGCAATTGCAACGGCGACATCAGGAATTGCTGCAACGATGATGCCAGGTGGGCGGACTGCTCATTCCAGGTTCAAGATACCCGTACCAGCTGACTCAACATCTTCGTGTGACATACATGTGGACACTGATTTAGCAGATCTCATTCGTAAGGCCAGCTTGATTATTTGGGATGAAGCAACAATGGCAAATCGATATGCATTTGAAGCTTTAGATCGGACTTTAAGAGATATAACTAAGGTTGAGCTACCATTTGGAGGTAAGATTATGGTTTTGGGTGGTGATTTCCGTCAAGTGTTGCCTGTAATTGAACATGGCACACGAGCACAGGCATTAAGTGCATGCTTAACCAATGCTAAATTCTGGAAGGATGTCAAGGTAATTCATCTCAAAGAAAACATGCGTTCAAGATTGGATCCCGACTTCTTAGAATTTTTGCTTCTCATTGGAGATGGAGTTGAGCCCTGTGTTATGGAAGATATGGTGAAGCTTCCAGATGACATTGTGTTGGAATGGGATGGAGAGCAGGCTGTTAAGAGATTGATTGACTAG
- the LOC113334784 gene encoding uncharacterized protein LOC113334784 isoform X1: MPDEKDKLRSPDDYDKVVRAEIPDPDVEPELYEDVLKHMIHMPCSLSVDSVCKKNGKCKKKFPKKFAPATLEGEDSYPIYRRRDDGREVTLHNGKVVNNSWVVPYNPWLLKKYDCHINVDICSSVKSVKYLYKYVWKGVDCVCMEVSSEKGIEDEIKQYVDARWICPQEALWRIYKYQMNKICPPVVSLQIHLKDHQKILLPEGRTVRAVLQRERASRTKLTEYFKKNAEDEFARTLLYKEFPEHYVWNQSLRQWDRRRRNNRVIGRVNVVSTCTNNYYPRLLLNNVRGPTSYEDLLKVGSVTFSTYREVAQHLGLLESDTAMRDTLFEATQVQMPSSLRRLFCTMLALWNPTGVRELWDEFLPHLIEDHIRSNTEQGAINLLLRELSSTLGPDLMKKYKFPTITEDVGTSGTNDLVMEEKSIPIPPEDLSAIGQLNNDQRHAFDRVVTSVSRRENSIFFIDCPGGSGKTFLYRAILAYLRTEGHIAIATATSGIAATMMPGGRTAHSRFKIPVPADSTSSCDIHVDTDLADLIRKASLIIWDEATMANRYAFEALDRTLRDITKVELPFGGKIMVLGGDFRQVLPVIEHGTRAQALSACLTNAKFWKDVKVIHLKENMRSRLDPDFLEFLLLIGDGVEPCVMEDMVKLPDDIVLEWDGEQAVKRLID; encoded by the exons ATGCCAGATGAGAAAGACAAGCTACGTAGCCCAGATGACTACGATAAAGTTGTTCGAGCAGAAATACCCGATCCAGATGTTGAACCAGAGCTGTATGAGGATGTCTTAAAACACATGATACATATGCCGTGTTCGTTGTCGGTTGATAGTGTTTGTAAGAAGAACGGGAAGTGTAAGAAAAAGTTTCCGAAGAAATTTGCACCAGCTACTTTAGAAGGCGAGGATTCATATCCAATCTATAGAAGGCGAGATGATGGTAGAGAAGTTACACTCCACAATGGGAAAGTGGTGAATAACAGTTGGGTTGTACCGTATAATCCGTGGCTTTTAAAGAAGTACGACTGCCATATCAATGTGGATATTTGCTCAAgtgtgaaatcagtgaaatatTTGTACAAATATGTTTGGAAAGGGGTGGATTGTGTCTGCATGGAGGTTTCAAGTGAGAAAGGTATCGAAGATGAGATCAAGCAGTATGTAGACGCCCGTTGGATATGCCCGCAAGAAGCACTCTGGAGAATATACAAATATCAGATGAATAAGATTTGCCCACCTGTAGTCTCATTACAAATACACCTTAAGGATCATCAAAAGATTTTACTTCCAGAAGGACGGACTGTGCGAGCTGTGTTGCAGAGAGAGAGGGCATCCCGCACAAAGCTTACTGAGTATTTTAAGAAAAACGCAGAAGATGAGTTTGCAAGAACCCTTTTATACAAAGAGTTTCCTGAGCATTATGTATGGAATCAGTCATTAAGGCAGTGGGATAGAAGGCGGCGTAATAATAGAGTGATTGGAAGAGTAAATGTTGTTTCAACTTGCACTAATAATTACTATCCGAGACTTCTGCTGAACAATGTTAGGGGCCCAACTTCTTATGAGGACCTGCTAAAGGTAGGTTCTGTTACCTTTTCGACGTACAGAGAAGTGGCGCAGCATCTTGGTTTGTTAGAAAGTGATACTGCCATGCGTGATACACTATTTGAAGCAACACAAGTGCAGATGCCTTCGTCTTTGAGAAGGCTTTTCTGCACGATGTTAGCCTTATGGAACCCGACCGGAGTTCGTGAATTATGGGATGAATTCCTTCCACACTTGATTGAAGATCACATCCGCTCCAACACAGAACAAGGTGCTATTAATCTTCTGTTGCGGGAACTTAGTTCTACTCTTGGTCCAGATTtgatgaagaagtataagttcCCAACCATCACCGAAGACGTAGGCACTTCAGGAACAAATGATTTGGTCATGGAAGAAAAATCGATTCCTATTCCTCCAGAAGATTTGTCGGCTATCGGCCAGCTAAACAACGACCAAAGGCATGCATTTGACAG GGTGGTGACCTCAGTTTCTCGCCGCGAAAATTCTATATTCTTTATCGATTGTCCGGGTGGTTCAGGGAAAACTTTCCTGTACAGGGCGATACTGGCCTATCTAAGAACTGAAGGACATATTGCAATTGCAACGGCGACATCAGGAATTGCTGCAACGATGATGCCAGGTGGGCGGACTGCTCATTCCAGGTTCAAGATACCCGTACCAGCTGACTCAACATCTTCGTGTGACATACATGTGGACACTGATTTAGCAGATCTCATTCGTAAGGCCAGCTTGATTATTTGGGATGAAGCAACAATGGCAAATCGATATGCATTTGAAGCTTTAGATCGGACTTTAAGAGATATAACTAAGGTTGAGCTACCATTTGGAGGTAAGATTATGGTTTTGGGTGGTGATTTCCGTCAAGTGTTGCCTGTAATTGAACATGGCACACGAGCACAGGCATTAAGTGCATGCTTAACCAATGCTAAATTCTGGAAGGATGTCAAGGTAATTCATCTCAAAGAAAACATGCGTTCAAGATTGGATCCCGACTTCTTAGAATTTTTGCTTCTCATTGGAGATGGAGTTGAGCCCTGTGTTATGGAAGATATGGTGAAGCTTCCAGATGACATTGTGTTGGAATGGGATGGAGAGCAGGCTGTTAAGAGATTGATTGACTAG
- the LOC113334702 gene encoding uncharacterized protein LOC113334702, which translates to MTTIAAYICYLKTTCNVIILLRDYVNMLSAKYSFCNCQSRGPQSTIANNSRGRGTNLSNKGFHNSARGFIDLHSLPRLKLNNIRSCDHCGAKLFPHETKQFCCLNGKVSLPNLPVPPEHMLLYTAQSEEGFHFRHNIRAYNHVFAFTSIGVRIDHNTANLRKGVYTYRAQGTMYHKIGSLIPEPSDRPRFLQMYIYDTEHELENRMKEQQFAAKNDKISQVNDLHDVRLHIKEQPTYRRQYNMPTSPQVAAILVGGEDPSEVLPRDIIVETNSGQLLNVPDTACLYDPLQYPLLLPYGSFGWDLTIFSDNARRISCRAYYAYMLHVTIRENDHSILLRAGKLLQQYVVDNYVKISTMKLRWVRDNQRTFRADWYSGALDKADANTGDIGERVILPPSYTGSPRDMHQRYYDAMALVQKYGKPDFFITMTCNPKWEEIQKELTPGQQAHDRPDLTTRVFHSKFGELKTDLFTKGVLGKVVAHVHVIEFQKKEVFHMHIFLSFSMRKTSYVAQMTTIKLFEQKYLIQMLNQSCMRMS; encoded by the exons ATGACAACAATAGCTGCATATATTTGTTATCTGAAAACAACGTGTAATGTAATTATACTCTTGAGAGACTATGTGAACATGCTTTCTGCGAAGTATTCGTTCTGTAACT GTCAATCACGGGGTCCTCAATCTACTATTGCAAACAACAGTAGAGGAAGGGGGACAAATTTGTCTAATAAAGGATTTCACAACTCTGCAAGGGGTTTCATCGACTTACATTCTCTTCCACGCCTGAAATTGAATAACATTAGGTCGTGTGACCATTGTGGTGCTAAGCTGTTTCCCCATGAGACTAAGCAGTTCTGTTGTTTGAATGGAAAAGTCAGTCTACCAAATCTGCCGGTACCTCCAGAACATATGTTGCTATATACTGCACAATCAGAAGAGGGATTTCATTTTAGGCATAATATTCGTGCATACAACCATGTTTTTGCCTTCACATCAATCGGGGTACGTATCGACCATAACACGGCTAATCTTAGGAAGGGAGTGTATACATATCGTGCTCAAGGTACTATGTATCACAAGATTGGGAGTCTCATACCAGAACCAAGTGATAGACCAAGGTTCCTTCAAATGTACATATACGACACCGAACATGAATTAGAGAACCGGATGAAAGAGCAACAGTTTGCTGCCAAGAATGACAAG ATTTCACAAGTTAATGATTTGCATGATGTTCGTCTACATATAAAAGAGCAGCCAACTTATCGTCGTCAATATAACATGCCAACATCACCGCAAGTTGCTGCTATCTTAGTTGGAGGAGAAGATCCGAGTGAAGTGCTTCCAAGGGACATCATTGTTGAAACAAATTCTGGACAACTTCTGAATGTACCCGATACGGCATGTTTATACGATCCACTACAATACCCATTGCTACTTCCTTATGGGagttttggttgggatttgacAATTTTCTCCGACAACGCTAGAAGGATTAGTTGTCGGGCATATTATGCATATATGCTACATGTAACA ATTCGAGAAAATGATCACTCGATTCTCTTACGTGCTGGGAAATTGCTACAGCAATATGTGGTCGATAACTACGTGAAGATCTCAACAATGAAGTTGAGATGGGTTCGAGATAACCAAAGGACATTCCGAGCTGATTGGTACTCTGGTGCTCTTGACAAGGCAGATGCAAATACAG GTGATATTGGAGAGCGGGTTATTCTGCCTCCAAGTTACACAGGAAGCCCACGTGATATGCATCAAAGGTATTATGACGCCATGGCATTGGTTCAGAAGTATGGAAAGCCTGATTTTTTCATAACCATGACATGTAATCCTAAGTGGGAGGAGATCCAGAAGGAATTAACACCAGGGCAACAAGCACATGATAGGCCAGATTTGACGACGAGAGTCTTTCATTCTAAGTTTGGAGAATTGAAGACGGATCTGTTCACTAAGGGGGTTCTAGGAAAGGTTGTAGCACATGTTCATGTCATTGAGTTTCAGAAAAAAGAGGTCTTCCACATGCACATATTCTTATCATTCTCGATGAGAAAGACAAGCTACGTAGCCCAGATGACTACGATAAAGTTGTTCGAGCAGAAATACCTGATCCAGATGTTGAACCAGAGCTGTATGAGGATGTCTTAA